Proteins encoded within one genomic window of Halocatena marina:
- a CDS encoding RNA-binding protein: MQVKSRHHLRGDEIRRIETTIERSLGVALDADSYERVDFDDSDTDLVLVDGDPFIAYFEQSVSSEEDHTELSPFLTVRGANAYPPQQHVVTVDTGAISFVSDGADVMRPGIAAVDDGIESGDLVAISEESHGKILAIGRARVSSDDLLGDSGKVIDSLHHVGDELYQVTL, encoded by the coding sequence ATGCAGGTCAAATCCCGTCACCATCTTCGCGGCGACGAGATACGGCGCATCGAAACGACGATCGAAAGATCACTCGGTGTCGCTCTCGATGCTGACAGCTACGAGCGCGTCGATTTCGACGATAGTGATACCGATCTCGTTCTCGTTGACGGTGATCCATTCATCGCGTACTTCGAGCAATCGGTCAGCTCCGAGGAAGATCACACCGAATTATCACCGTTCCTCACCGTTCGTGGCGCGAACGCGTATCCACCACAGCAGCACGTAGTGACCGTCGACACCGGAGCCATCTCGTTCGTCTCGGACGGCGCAGACGTGATGCGTCCTGGTATCGCTGCTGTCGATGACGGTATCGAGTCGGGCGATCTCGTCGCTATCAGCGAAGAGTCACACGGGAAAATCCTCGCCATCGGGCGGGCGCGGGTCAGCAGTGATGACCTCCTCGGAGACAGCGGTAAGGTCATCGACTCGCTCCACCACGTCGGAGACGAACTGTATCAAGTGACGCTGTGA
- a CDS encoding helix-turn-helix domain-containing protein yields the protein MATIVEFTVNAGQFPLGTIFKNVEDVTVELERVVPKTEGVVPYFWIEDMNMADIVAQFSEHPGVRNITVVDTFGSRHLMKCKWVRKYEGILTGLAKSDIVLLSAVGTEDGWRFEIRGDDADSISTFKEYCECNDISIDITSVSALTEPEAAKKLTDTQQEALLLAYERGYFESPPDVTLTDIADELEITQQALSSRIRRGMRRLIANASISSENQPQ from the coding sequence ATGGCCACTATCGTCGAGTTTACCGTCAACGCCGGCCAGTTCCCACTAGGGACCATTTTTAAGAATGTTGAAGATGTTACAGTAGAACTCGAACGCGTCGTCCCGAAAACAGAGGGAGTCGTTCCATACTTTTGGATTGAGGATATGAATATGGCCGACATCGTGGCACAGTTTTCAGAACATCCGGGAGTGCGAAATATAACAGTTGTCGACACTTTTGGATCACGACATCTCATGAAGTGTAAGTGGGTGAGGAAATATGAAGGTATTTTGACAGGACTTGCCAAGTCGGATATCGTGTTACTCAGCGCAGTCGGAACTGAAGACGGTTGGCGGTTCGAGATCCGTGGCGACGATGCGGATAGTATCTCTACGTTCAAAGAATATTGTGAGTGTAATGATATCTCGATCGATATCACTTCAGTCAGTGCGCTGACCGAACCGGAAGCAGCCAAAAAGCTAACCGATACGCAACAAGAGGCCCTGCTCTTAGCGTATGAGCGTGGCTATTTCGAATCACCCCCTGACGTAACACTCACTGACATCGCTGACGAACTCGAAATCACACAACAGGCACTTAGTTCCCGAATTCGGCGCGGGATGCGACGGCTCATAGCGAACGCCTCGATCAGTTCAGAGAACCAGCCACAGTGA
- a CDS encoding FAD-binding oxidoreductase, with protein sequence MSNDCTFLDDLSVEVSYGDSDRESHAGDWGAEAFDLAVTPDAVVWPTSTVEVSAVLASANEHGVPVTPYAAGTSLEGNAVPAHRGISMNLTRMDAILDVRPDDFQIDVEPGVMGSAIDSALETHDLFFPPMPASADLSTIGGMIANDASGMKTVKYGEVGDWVLELEAVLADGSVITAGSTASKTSSGYNLCDLLVGSEGTLAVITRATLEVAGRPERIHGGRAIFPTLAGATEAVFDTVQSGIDVATIELIDRESAEMANAYLDTGLPNAPMVFVAFHDPVEREIETCRSIFEAHEAKQCEISSDESRMDELWTARKELAFAVQVYDPDRRPLHPGDITVPISKYPEIIRYAKALSAEHDLLVPCFGHAGDGNVHYSVLVDPDDPTMRERGELLYRRVVKKAIDLGGTATGEHGIGMGKREYMIHEHGESSIEAMRQIKRALDPRDTLNPGKIFPETADGERVQADSTDGPATQ encoded by the coding sequence ATGTCCAACGATTGTACATTCCTCGACGATCTCTCGGTCGAGGTATCGTACGGTGATTCCGACAGGGAGAGCCATGCGGGTGACTGGGGAGCAGAAGCGTTCGACCTCGCAGTGACGCCCGATGCTGTCGTCTGGCCAACATCAACGGTGGAGGTGTCAGCAGTTCTCGCCAGCGCGAACGAGCACGGTGTTCCCGTGACGCCCTACGCAGCGGGAACGAGTCTCGAAGGAAACGCTGTGCCCGCTCACCGAGGAATAAGTATGAACCTGACTCGGATGGACGCGATTCTCGACGTTCGTCCCGATGATTTCCAGATCGACGTCGAACCGGGAGTGATGGGGTCGGCTATCGACAGCGCACTCGAAACGCACGACTTGTTCTTTCCACCGATGCCCGCCTCCGCCGATCTCTCAACGATTGGTGGCATGATCGCTAACGACGCAAGCGGAATGAAGACCGTCAAATACGGCGAAGTGGGCGACTGGGTGCTCGAACTGGAGGCTGTGCTCGCTGATGGATCGGTTATCACGGCGGGAAGTACTGCGAGCAAGACATCGAGTGGCTACAACCTCTGTGATCTCCTCGTCGGCAGCGAAGGGACGCTTGCGGTGATCACGCGCGCGACACTCGAAGTCGCGGGCCGTCCCGAACGAATCCACGGCGGTCGGGCCATCTTCCCGACGCTTGCTGGTGCGACCGAAGCCGTCTTCGACACTGTTCAGTCGGGCATCGACGTTGCTACCATCGAACTGATCGACAGAGAGAGTGCCGAGATGGCCAACGCGTATCTCGACACCGGACTGCCGAACGCACCGATGGTTTTTGTTGCCTTCCACGATCCAGTCGAACGAGAGATCGAGACCTGCCGATCGATCTTCGAGGCACACGAAGCCAAGCAGTGTGAAATTTCGAGCGACGAAAGTCGGATGGACGAACTCTGGACTGCCCGCAAGGAGCTCGCTTTTGCCGTGCAAGTGTACGACCCTGATCGTAGACCGCTCCATCCAGGGGATATTACCGTTCCAATCAGCAAGTATCCAGAGATCATTCGCTATGCGAAAGCACTCAGTGCGGAACACGATCTTCTCGTCCCCTGTTTCGGGCATGCGGGTGACGGTAACGTCCACTATTCGGTGCTGGTCGATCCGGATGATCCAACAATGCGAGAACGTGGTGAGTTGCTCTATCGCCGTGTCGTGAAGAAAGCTATAGACCTCGGCGGCACCGCAACCGGAGAACACGGCATCGGAATGGGAAAACGTGAGTATATGATTCACGAACACGGAGAATCAAGCATCGAGGCAATGCGACAGATCAAGCGCGCACTCGACCCTCGTGACACGCTCAACCCAGGAAAGATATTTCCCGAAACTGCCGATGGAGAGCGTGTGCAAGCCGATTCGACTGATGGTCCTGCAACACAGTGA